The segment TTGGGTCTCCTCTGCGAGGATTGAGATTGTAGCCGTATTCCAGGCGGACCGGACCGATGAGTGTCCTTAGTCGAAGTCCTCCCCCCACAGAAAAGAGACCCGCATCAAAGGGATAATTCTGAATCTTCTGAGCAAAACCGAGTGAGTCTGAGAAGATGACCACCGAGAACTTTGGAGTCAGGGCTTGTTCCAGTTCCACCGATGCGAGCGAAAACGTTTCCGAGCCGATAATCTGGCCCAAGGCATTCCGTGGTGACGCTTGATCCTCCTGGTAACCGCGAATGGAATTGGCGCCGCCAGTGAAGAATCTCCGATCGAAAGGGCAAATTCTGCTGGGGGTCGCCCTGGGTGACGACTGCTCCATGGGTCAAACCGAGGCTGACCCATCGTCCCTCCCCAAAGTGGATGATGATAGAACCCGGAGAGTTGGAAGCGCTCGTACGCGACATCACCGCCCAGATATTGGTTGGCAATTTCCATGTTGTAATAAATTCTGTAACCGTTACGAGGATATAAGGGGTCATCTCTGCGGTCGTGCCTGATGTCGGTGATTATGGTGCCCACATTCGGATTCTGGGCACCCTCCAAAAAGAATGTTGGGCTTGTATCCGCCGCTTTCAAGATCATGTAATTGTAACGGGTGCTGACGTCCGTCGCTATGGGATGGAAGTATCTATGCAGCCCAAAACCACCGCCGTATTCTTCGCGTAAAAAGGATATTTCCTCACGCCGCAACGCTGAAGCGTTGAGAAAGAAGTCCACATCCCTGCCCAGTATGTCGGGGATGGTGTAGGTGTATTCGCCGCTGGATGATTTGAAGGATTGTACCACCTTAAGACGTTCGGAATGGCCGAGCCCCCAGATGTTTCGATGTTCCGCTTCGAACCCGGCACGCAACAGTTCATAACTGCCATAGCCGAACAGCAGGCTGATATCCACGGTCTTTCCCTCCCTGACATTATAAGTAACGCCGCGGTTGTGCTCGTCCACCTGGTCGTATTTGAGTTGAACGGATTCGAAGGTGCCAAGTTGAGCCAGCCGTGACCGGCCTTCCTCCACTTTTATTCGGTTCAGCAATTCGCCTTCCTGCAATCGCACACGTTTTTTCATAATGGATTCCTTGGTCTTTTCCTGTCCGGCAAAGGCAACTTTTCCCAGGGTAACCTGAGGGCCCTGGTGCACAGTGGCGAGCAGATCGTGCTCGATCAGTTTTCCCACTGTTTCGCGATGGAGGGTTTTTATTTCCACCTGGGTATCCGGATATCCATCATGGAAGCTGTTCGTCTTCAAGTATTGGGTGAAATCCTGCAGCCAATATCTGGAGTAAGTTTGTTGAAAAATAGTGGGAGTGGTTCTGTATGGCGTGGTTTCCTTTTCCTTGAAAAATTCCTCCTGCACCGAGCGGACGACTGACTTCAAACCTTGCTCGACCTTGATGCTGGCATCCACCGCCCCGGTTGTATCATCGCGGTGCAGGGAGGTGACGTAAGCATTGGCACTTTCATAGCCTTTTTGCTCCAGCGCCCCCGAGAGGCTGGAAAGACCGCGCTCAAGCCTTGTCGGGGTATAGACGCGTTTGGATCTAAGATGAATCAGGAAGCCTGTCTCAACAAAATAACCCTGGGCCTGCCCTTCGGAGATGCTTTCCAAGCCTTGGAATTCCAGATTTCGATAATAATACTGGATTCCTTTATGGACTCTAAAACGCACTTCACTAATGGCAAGTGGCCGCGGCAAGGTGTGTTCCAGTCCATCCCGCCATTCAAAGCTTAACTTGCGGCCGTCCTGAAGCGTCAATTCTGAGACAATGAGGGGTTCGAGAAAGCCATCCTCCTTGATTTTGGAGAGCAGAATGGTGATGGCATCTTCAACGAAGTTGGCATCGAGATATTCCAGTTTCTTCTCCGGGGGTTGGAGCAGGACAAGCGAGCGCCTTAAATTGAAGTTTCCGAGGACACCGTATCCGGAGACTTTAATCTTTGCCGGCCTGGTCTTCACTTCGCTCGCGGCAACGGGCAGGCAGAGCAGGCAAAGAAAAATCAATATCCAACCACGGAATCTCGCGGTTCCGAAGCATGATGAATAGTGCGAACGACTTATCTGGTGTAGATGAGCCATTTGAAGCTGCCATGAAATCCCCGAACCGGTCGTACTCACCTATGATCGACCATCTTTCGGTCAATTTGTATTCGACAGCATATGTCGGTTTGCCTTGTTGAGAAATTTCTGTTCCCGAGCGAACTGTAAGACGCTGAGAGCTGCCGGCAAAGCCGTACTTGGAGAGCAGGCTTTTTCCAAGATAAATAGCCAGGCCCTGCGCTCTTTGCTCCGGAGATAATGAATAGTCGCTGCGGGGAAGCTGGCCGGCGCTCAGCATCAGGATAATCTGCTGCGAGCTGAGTGGAGGAAAGGAGGTGAACTGGATAACCGGCCGATCAGCCGGACCGGTGACATCCATTCTAATGTCATATCCGAATTGGCGGGAAGCAGCCAAAATTTGGAGTTGCGGACTATATGGATTTTCACTGGTGAGAGAGATAAATCCAGAGGTGACCTGCAGGTTGCCAAATGGAAATTGTACGAGGCCGGAATCGATTTTGATGTCTCCGAGCGCGGCAGGTTCTT is part of the Pedosphaera parvula Ellin514 genome and harbors:
- a CDS encoding POTRA domain-containing protein; the encoded protein is MKTRPAKIKVSGYGVLGNFNLRRSLVLLQPPEKKLEYLDANFVEDAITILLSKIKEDGFLEPLIVSELTLQDGRKLSFEWRDGLEHTLPRPLAISEVRFRVHKGIQYYYRNLEFQGLESISEGQAQGYFVETGFLIHLRSKRVYTPTRLERGLSSLSGALEQKGYESANAYVTSLHRDDTTGAVDASIKVEQGLKSVVRSVQEEFFKEKETTPYRTTPTIFQQTYSRYWLQDFTQYLKTNSFHDGYPDTQVEIKTLHRETVGKLIEHDLLATVHQGPQVTLGKVAFAGQEKTKESIMKKRVRLQEGELLNRIKVEEGRSRLAQLGTFESVQLKYDQVDEHNRGVTYNVREGKTVDISLLFGYGSYELLRAGFEAEHRNIWGLGHSERLKVVQSFKSSSGEYTYTIPDILGRDVDFFLNASALRREEISFLREEYGGGFGLHRYFHPIATDVSTRYNYMILKAADTSPTFFLEGAQNPNVGTIITDIRHDRRDDPLYPRNGYRIYYNMEIANQYLGGDVAYERFQLSGFYHHPLWGGTMGQPRFDPWSSRHPGRPPAEFALSIGDSSLAAPIPFAVTRRIKRHHGMPWARLSARKRFRSHRWNWNKP
- a CDS encoding BamA/TamA family outer membrane protein, which encodes MRGYQEDQASPRNALGQIIGSETFSLASVELEQALTPKFSVVIFSDSLGFAQKIQNYPFDAGLFSVGGGLRLRTLIGPVRLEYGYNLNPRRGDPTGTVHFSFGFPF
- a CDS encoding translocation/assembly module TamB domain-containing protein; this translates as MPGLKLDGKLTLDGVQTRPLGALGPLRNIQAQMQFLERAVTLKIATTVGGSLVYIDGNADLRGEEWMHGDLPPFNVKVHGSNVPLARQPDLILRSDLDLAINRTNNSQPLISGTLHLRNSFFLRDLRGLVPGRIATPAERPPYFSIDIPFLADWRLNLNVVGTRFLRAQSPLFNGEISSNLKLHGTLKEPAALGDIKIDSGLVQFPFGNLQVTSGFISLTSENPYSPQLQILAASRQFGYDIRMDVTGPADRPVIQFTSFPPLSSQQIILMLSAGQLPRSDYSLSPEQRAQGLAIYLGKSLLSKYGFAGSSQRLTVRSGTEISQQGKPTYAVEYKLTERWSIIGEYDRFGDFMAASNGSSTPDKSFALFIMLRNREIPWLDIDFSLPALPARCRERSEDQAGKD